The stretch of DNA TGTGGACAGATTTTCGGATCGATGTTCAGGGAGCCCGTTTATTTCAACGTTAGATTCGCGCATGAGTTGTTCGACGTTGCTCAACCTAGTTGTCAAATCTTTAACGGAACTTTGTAGTTTTTGATTGTCCGTTTGAAGATATTTTATGACTTCATTTTTTTCGTCCAACGATTTTTTGAGATCTTCATATTGCTTATTGAAGAACTCAAAGGAATCTTGGTAACTTCTCACCTGTGTTTTGATGTCCTTCAGTTGTTCGGCAACTTGCTGTTTAATTATTTGTGGCACTTCCTGTCTGAGAATGTCACGAAGACGGTTTTCTGTTACGAAATGATCTTGGTTGTTAGGAGACTGCAATATTGGGTTAGCTTTATTGACATTTGTGTCAATGTTTAAAGACGTTGAGTTCAAGGCAGGCGTATCTGTCAACGAATGACGTTTGCATTTGCCACATTTAACAGTCCGGTTCAGTTCTTGACGATGATCCTTGAATCAATATTCATACAGGAAAAGTGGTGTGGACCCTTGCACGAGGAACAATTTAAAAGGCATCCACGGTCTATCTTTTTATTACACTCTTGGCAATTCATAGTGCGAATGCTTCAAATCGACACAAGCGCCTAGTTCCGCTGATAATAAACTTCAATGAATGTTCAAGTAGGAATTTAATCCTTCACCCAATAatcttgttattaaattataaataaaaaacaaaatattttttgagctGAGATTCGAACTCGGTTCGACGCGGCACAATCTAACGCCTTAGTTAGCCACAGAGCCACGAGGATTCTGACGCAATAACTGCAAACTGCGTTCACGTTAAGTACTTGGGCAAAACGATCAACACGAGACTGCTACGTCAACCCGACGGCAAAGTTTTTTTTCACTGTACCcacaatagtttttaatttttttcactgCATACCACACTACTAATTTTGTTTCTATAATAAAAACCGATAAATTAACTTTCTGTAACAACACTTTTTGACCACAGTTCACTTTAGTTCATACCTTTCACTTTAATCAGTTTCTAAATTCTAATATTCGGGTTTCActgctttaaaatttaaaacaatacggAGCTTGACTAAGCGAGGTGTCACCGTTAACGTCAACGATTTgattattatgattacaatgcagtatcgctcaggattcttgaaaagcccaaaaatctACAGCgccactaaaattgcgctcatcaccttgagacataagatgttaggtcatttgcccagtaatttcactacctacggcgcccttcagaccgaaacacagtaatgtttacacattactgcttcacggaggaaataggcgccattgtatttcccataatctagccggcattctgtgtaacggacctcccactggtgagtcTGATAGGTTTCAATTAtctctaaatatttattttcagaacTAAATGACAAATGCGctgagtttaaaaaaactgttcaTGTGGTCAATGGGAGCGAGGAGACAGAGGTAATATGTGAAATTAGCTTTCTAGAAATAGTCTTATAGGATGTATTATTCCAATTACTTTggctatattatttttgtattttgtagttAATAGAGCATActgtaacattaaaaataaaattttgataatattattaatttatttgttaaatttttgacAAGATCacgttttattttaacttatgtTACGGTAAAAGTCATTTTTATTCGTTATTAATACTATCGTAAACAAAAACAGGTAGAAGAAGAGTTTTTGGAGCCAGGGTGTGATGATGGGCTAGTCTGCAGACACGGCTCCTGTCAGGATATTCATACTGTGCAGACTGTGGCCGCTGGGAGACGGAGGAGAGATGGTGGCCTGAGTATTGCAAAAGGTAATTCCCACATAGACCAATATGCGTTTTGATTTTGACTAAAACCTATTATTATACCCGTCTAGGTTTTAAGTGCCTAAAAGTTAAGGCAGAATAGGTTAGAGAATTATTACgtattaaacttttaaaaatctttttgCAAGTCTAATTATCCTAGCCATTAACGAATAAAATAGGGagtcgtattaaaaaaaatgtcatagaTTTGCATTTTTCGtggaatgataatgaaattaaattattaaaactttcgtgagacatgaTTAACTTATGCTTAGTGGGCTTACGCTTATGGGTGGGATGATGTGAGaacattttgtgcacccgtggacaccaatagtgacacagtgtcagtgatatcgtgctcgtcatcaccaccggCGCACCCCACGCCCctcgccctgtccagccgcgcactatgagcacaagtccgcagtatgagacgggacgttatcgcgaacccaccacactcacccttatgaaggacctccgaacggtccgaaactagtcggtaccgacattgataaatcgtgagtaaagcgGTATTACTGCATaagttaataatgaaattatgtTGATTGATATAAAAGTTGACCTAATGCTGTACTTGTTACTCTCCGTTGCCAGTTTTGCGGCATGATTTGAAGTGAAATAGAATGAGGTTGTCTACGAATCTGAGGCGGTGTATTTGTGGACTGAGGGTCTCTTAAAAGCTCGTACTCCTTTTTGAATTCTCAATTGACTTCCAATATTTCAGCTTGATTTTTTGTTGTGCTAATCTCGGAATGTTTTATTACTAAAACATGCTTTTATACtcaagtaattataattaacttaacttaaaaatACCGGTTTTCCGAACACCCATGTCCCCCAATTAGTTCGGATAATCGACGCTCTgctgtatttttattactacaaaaaatattattattgttaatttttattacttaaggatataagaaaataaaaaaaaagaaatatcaagagtaatttaaaaacaattacaaatttatactttatttaaaaatgaaataattttatcaacatttaaaaacattaacaacatttaattatttccttCGCCTGAAGTTTTCacaaacaaaagttattttggCAAAATGGCTCTTATGCTATATTATAGTTTACTAACCGTTAGGACAAATTGACAGAACCGTGCAAACGTGAGCTGAAATACTTCAAAAAGAAATTCGGTAGATTTGGACACTTACATTACAACGCGCCGCAGTGCACGCCTCTGTGGCTCTACGCCCCTGTGCAGGTATGGGTTTCtataactttattaaataagggagtctacaggatgccggctagattatgggtaccacaacggcgcctatttctgccgtgaaacagtaatgtgtaacattattgtttcgatctgaagcgagccgtagctagtgaaattactaggcaaaatatacttaatatcttatgtctcaaggtgacgagcgcagttgtagtgccgctcagaatcttgtggtttttcaataatcttgagcggtactgcattgtaatgggcagggcgtatcaactgaacgtcctgttcgtctcgtcccttattgtcattaaaaaaaacgaattagTAATATTTCACATTACTATCGTAATTTTGTGAATACTCATTTGTTTCCAAACTACAGTTCGGTGGAAGCTCTAATCTCTTGTCTGGTACACTCTccttgtttataatattatctgggAAATCATATGACGCATCCTTCAGGGGATCTCTGGTGTAGCAGatgtcttttttatgacaataagggacgagacgagcaggacgtttgtCAGCTGATGATACgccttgtccattacaatgcaatgccgctcaggattcttcaaaaatccaaaaattccgcgcggcgctacaattgcgctcgtcactttgagacataagatgttaagtctaatttgcccagtaatttcactagccacggcacCCTTCTaacccaaacacaataatgcttacacattacccataatctagccagcatcctgtgcaaaggagcctcccactggtaaagtatcACATTTAAGTGgataaagttattaaaagtttttaaaatatattattttgtgaatgCTCATTTGTCAACAAACTTTGTCTATTGGCAAGGGTATTTATTAGCTTATCAGCCGCTTATCACCTCTAATATTTTTCGCCCTTCATGAACCGTTGaccatattatgtaaaaatatataaattaactacTAACGGCACATTTCAAGACATTGCCGgtcacttttatattttaatgtgtcTTGTATCGAGTCATACTCGTATGAACACCATCGTCGTATCGACGTTCTTTAACAACATTCCCCCTATTTATTTGACTGATTGATACATAACGGCAACcgtttcaccagtgggaggctactttgcacaggatgatggctagattatggataccataacggcgcttatttctgccgtgaagcaataatatgttagcattactgtgtttcggtctgaagggcgccgtacctaggcAAAatgtgccgcacagaatttttgggtttttcaagaatcctgagcggcactacattgtaatgggcagggcgtatcaattaccatcagctgaacatcctgctcgtctcgtcccttatcgtcataaaaaaaaccttcaaaTCGAGACACCATCTAAAACGTCATTTACACGTGTGTGATACTGCAAGTGGCAAGAGAGTGAAGGTTTCGGTGGGCACTAACCACCAGAGAGTCATAAGTCATGATAATCATACTATACTACTTGTTGTAGCAGTAGTTTCTTACTTAGATCTGTATGGTTGCAACAGTGTCGTCGTTTCGCGTGCTACTGCGCACTGGAAGACGGGACATTCATGGAAGGCATCAAGGTCCCGAGGGTTGAAGTATCCAACATGAATTGTGGTTAGTTTCTAATACGTCAGTTTACATGAAAGCAACACTGATGTTATATTCATTCATGCTCgcacggaactcgagaggtcgcgggttcgtttcccgcatcgttcataaaattttgttttcaggtTTACtcgtgtaattaatcccagaagtgagggttgtcactttaaaaacataaaaaattgtttagattagcaagagcgacatctcaagtcaatttcctaatatgcaaatattggggttgagcaggttatcaactgtaaagaagatCCCGTAGATGAAGTCataacttgagagttgaacaaagtatacaagatttaatAAACGATACGTtgctcgaacggttggctcagttggaaagagcgcccGCACGGAACGCTAGGGGTCGcatgttcgagtcccgcatcgttcataaataaaattgttttcagttttatttgtgtaattaatcccagaattgagggttaccattttaaaaacaaaacaaattgtatatattaattcatattatttattcgaACACAAGGTTCAATAATCCAAGGAATTTGTGAAATCTTAAGGCCTTAATAGTGCTATGCGGTTGACCGCAGCGATAAGCCGGTCGGGGACCAACCGGACTGCACAACCGTGCTGTAGAATCTATGAGCCGCATGCACGCCGTTTAGCTACCGGAGCGTTCATGtctaggattttttttatatttatttgactactacttactactttttctaataaataagttCTGACCATATTATTGCATTGTTTCAAACGGTCTCTCCCACTTTTGCAAATAGCCATCAAAGCGTCTTATTGAAATCCGAttaattaaagattttattttagtcTTCGCGTCttctttataaataacaatagaatgtcaataaaaatcttatttctaCGCGGTGGAAATTGAAATGCAAACTGATCCATTTTCGCGATGACTGTACCGACGCGAGCAGCACAGCTGGCATAACTGTAAAAGACTGAATACTACACATTAGAGCCAACCGTGTGCGTTTGACTGATGCGGTTTAACCGATCCGGTCAACCGCATAGCACGATCACCGACctaattaatacattattaaaatttgccATACCACGTAGCATAGACGAAATGTGTTTACAAATATATGTATTAACCGATATTGAAAATATACTATCAAGAagttaatttcaaataataaaaaatactatggCTAAAGTCAGCATAAAATAGCAGTCACTGCCATTTCATGCTGGCTTCATATCACAGCGAGTTTCAATGAAAACCGAATTGTAGTTATTCGAAAGCAGTCGGTCTGAAAAGCTAGGGCTGAgttgcaccaactaactttagcaatttATCTACTAATTcaaaaaggcttaccaacttaatataatttattacttatgtATTAAGTACTACTTAATACTTACTACTTAAACGTTAAGTGGTTAAGTTTTTTTCTGTTTCCAAGCCCTGTGGATATGTATCTTCGCCAAAATTCGCGACCTGTTCACCTTTAGCTGTCggtattttgtaaaaaatcttTAGGTGAACTGTACAATAATTCTGTTTGGTCTCGGTGACCATCGCGAGGTCTTGTGTTTCGCGGTTTGCCCCGGAAGACCACTATTTCAACTGGCTGTGTAGTCAGAATCACCACCCTGCTAAAGAAATAAAAGTGAGTTTATCTTCAGATTGTGCTCGAGAGAAGTGTAGGACAGAGTCGCAGATAGAATGCGATGGTTACGGGAACTACAAGGACGCTGTGTTTGCGTTCAATAACGAGCAATGGGCCACCAGTCAAGCAGCCACTGTGGGTatgtttatatttctatttatgtCAGCCATCTTGGAGCACGCCACAAACATCTAAAACATTTAATAAGATTTCTGTGTGGGGTACTATTCTAATgaatatcactttattcatgtaggtcacggaaatgacacttatgaatgtaaaaaatagtagattgttaaccgagggtccaAAGAATCAATTTCCGAGGTATTTTGACGTCCGAGCGTAGCGAGGGCgactatagtccgagtaggaattgattcttttacccgtgttaaacactctactttttatttcgaatatgaggaaaataaaactatttgtttatctaaactattcatagataaATGTAATAAGTGgtatctatttaaaattaattgtcaaattaggacaatttatgtcgactttattgaattttaaatatggaactcaccgcgtaattgttgcggcttattccgctcaaagaattTGCgttaagttcacactggctgtttagaaagtcacatggcggcagcattttttttattagtttttcttttacataaaactcttcacagctgacagcagttctatttttaaagttcattccggcccttagttgggaagtaatttgtatgagttattCCCTCTCcgtggagggaagcagcattttctacccaataatcagaacaaaacaaaaatactttccgagtatgagaaatgaaaaatattttttcttattgaatctaccgctacttatGGGTTgcgctaatgagaagaagtagcaagaaactcattgccactcttttattacaagatttacattttcatcgttttaaaaatcatttcaattacaatataatatgtaaagtgataaaaaaacatactcaaacgtcaaatagtcaatgcattacacgagtaagtcaaaaaagtaattataagtTGTTACAAATGTTATTGTGCAGTAGCTGCATAATCCACACACACATCTTATGATAGGTATCAGTTATAACTTCGATCAAAATGGAGATTCACAAACTGAGCCTGAATCATGCGAATCTCCCGTTTCATGGCTCATGTAAACAATGGTTTGTCGCCCCATTGGAATTAAATAGTTAAAGGATTCAAAGTCgaataaacattattcaattaggcttaaaattAGCGCTTTAGAagcgtcactacaaatatttcttttaaattactgaattaagcatatgttcgtaaatagttgagctcgtgagaagaacatacaagaaactcaacggccactcttttcaatcaaatacagtattttacaatggctgttatatacataatcaattagtttgtaaggtgctttGGTGATTCTTAACTTATTCACGTTTAAGTTATTACTTACGATTATTAGCGACTAACGTgttgtaggttttttttttggattattTTGAAAGAGAACGGTACTGGCCAGTTACAATTTGTAAACAAACTGTGTAACAGTCGCCATCATCAGTTAATGTTCACAAAACAGACAAAGTTACCTCTTTCAAGTGATACGTAGTGCGCCATGCCAACGAGGAATATCATTGTGGATATACATTTTCAAAGATTCGAAATATTTTGACTAGTGGGAAGCACCTTTGCACAAGATggcggttagattatgggtaccacaactgcgcctatttctgccgtgaagtagtaatgtgtaaccattactgtgtttcggtctgaagggcaccgtagctagtgaaattattgggcaaatgagatttgacgtcttatgtctcaaggtgacgagcgcatttttagtgcgctcagaatttttgggtttttcaagaatcctgagtagcactgcattgtaatgggcagggcgtattaattaccatcagctgaacgtcctgctcgtctcgtcccttattttcataaaaaaatatttcaatttgactATGAAAGTCATTTTGAATGTGacacattaataaattatagtagATAATGCATGAGTATAAACAAACTCATCAAATGAttgataaataattagttttaccCTGTCTAGCAAATTCTTATATTTTCAGATTGAAGGCAgggatttattttaataatttttacacttAATTCATAcgtaatttgtaaattaaagtaagtaaaatgTAAGATTAAAGATTGCTAAAGACAATATCTTAATTTCTTGCAGGAAAATTGAGATCCACGCGAGCTCGAACAGGATTTGAAGCCGCTTTGCCAACACAGCCTTTATCTGAAATACAgaacaaataaatttacaaatattatacaacaaaacttttttatataaaataaatattaacaaaaacggtttttttaattcttctcAATCAGGGATCCTCTTATTTGTTCTTCTCTTCTCCTCTTCTTCACTTCATTATCACGTCGGCGGCCGATAAAGACTGAAGTTCAAAAAAGCCAACATCCCACTGTCTTTGTTCTTATTTGTACGGAATTTAACGGTCTTCGGAAGTCGTGTAGATTTCGTCGTTGGGCCATATGTACCAAAAAATGTTGTGCGGTGTCAAGTTTCGTTCCTCGAATGTACTAAACGTATGGACCTATGGAGCGCTAAcagataatttaattatatttactttgaCTCTGTTAACAAAAGATAACAGACGTGATTCGTGCCCAGAACCTCACCTTCACCATAATAGGTTTGTGTTAATGAAGTTCCTCCACAGAGCATAGATCAAGGACTTTCTTTCCCATACAATAAACCAAAAGATAGAATTGTCTTGCGCGGAGGTATAGGACGAAAACCTAATAAGTAACTGTGGCGTATGAGATACAGTCCACTCTGACAGACGGATGCCGGACAGCCGAGTCCCATTCCTTATCCTAAAAACTAAGAAGGCTTTACAAGTTATTCAAGAAATA from Leptidea sinapis chromosome 19, ilLepSina1.1, whole genome shotgun sequence encodes:
- the LOC126969681 gene encoding uncharacterized protein LOC126969681; translation: MRLSVNRERRVRPSEYHSYCDKRYGKWRAMFVPADYTQCRCCDECVPYRELDQSCVKDDYNFDADEFLPVTTLDLRAGCNPYWGHPEQEFRALRCDRVLRRCVPANIPLMLNETLPGRRSSRYEPPSSIDCPVSCRGYQCSSGFVKEEACSAGAFLPDKDQCNCCGKCSAYQQLNDKCAEFKKTVHVVNGSEETEVEEEFLEPGCDDGLVCRHGSCQDIHTVQTVAAGRRRRDGGLSIAKEPCKRELKYFKKKFGRFGHLHYNAPQCTPLWLYAPVQCRRFACYCALEDGTFMEGIKVPRVEVSNMNCDCAREKCRTESQIECDGYGNYKDAVFAFNNEQWATSQAATVGKLRSTRARTGFEAALPTQPLSEIQNK